The following are encoded together in the Leptospira congkakensis genome:
- a CDS encoding sensor histidine kinase: protein MKAAGRIAFFYLLFGYVWIYFSDHTISLIFDSPEEIREFQSLKGWGFVTVSAAIIFVLLVRELRRQKTVLFEKIESDQLFQVILERIEDAVIVFNLDTWKIDFLSEQVSRLFDIPTKEILTHPQLLIDRVHEADRDRMTNIWMNKLRENHTGLLYRIRKLDGQINWALEHRLFIPSNESSANKAVAVITDMTSYMENQSKLERSLRENETLLTEVHHRVKNNLAVVISFLQLQVYSSPPETADILEQSIVRIKAIALVHEKLYSSKNLSGLSSVDYITSLVENIKLMYMRTDISIELDIQKLEFNIVDAIPMGLMITEMLTNSFRHAFTAGKSDALIKIDFIVTDRFNYELKYRDNGKGFPPELNYKKAESIGLSVIFSLCSQMNGREVECSSKPNEGVFYHFAFSPKKVILKENSNVPKG from the coding sequence ATGAAAGCAGCTGGCCGAATAGCATTTTTCTATTTGTTATTCGGCTATGTCTGGATTTACTTTTCTGATCATACTATTTCTCTAATATTTGATTCTCCCGAAGAAATTCGTGAATTTCAAAGTTTGAAAGGTTGGGGTTTTGTTACTGTTTCTGCTGCGATTATTTTTGTACTACTCGTTCGAGAATTACGTCGGCAAAAAACTGTATTGTTTGAAAAAATAGAATCCGACCAACTTTTCCAGGTAATTTTAGAAAGGATTGAAGACGCTGTTATCGTTTTTAATTTAGATACTTGGAAAATTGATTTTCTTAGCGAACAAGTTTCTCGACTTTTTGACATTCCTACAAAAGAGATTCTCACCCATCCCCAACTTCTAATTGACAGAGTCCATGAAGCCGATCGTGATCGGATGACCAATATATGGATGAACAAACTAAGGGAAAATCATACAGGGCTTTTGTATCGCATTCGAAAGTTAGATGGCCAAATTAATTGGGCGTTAGAACATAGACTTTTTATACCTAGTAATGAAAGTAGTGCTAACAAAGCAGTTGCCGTCATTACTGATATGACGAGTTATATGGAAAACCAATCCAAACTCGAACGGTCATTACGAGAAAACGAAACCTTACTCACAGAAGTCCATCATCGGGTTAAAAACAATTTAGCAGTTGTTATATCTTTTTTGCAACTCCAAGTTTATTCCTCTCCGCCAGAAACGGCAGACATTTTGGAACAAAGTATCGTGCGGATCAAAGCAATTGCGTTGGTTCACGAAAAATTATACAGTAGCAAAAATTTATCGGGCCTTAGTTCGGTAGATTATATCACAAGTCTTGTTGAAAATATCAAACTAATGTACATGCGAACTGATATCAGTATAGAACTTGATATTCAAAAATTGGAATTTAATATTGTGGATGCGATCCCAATGGGACTCATGATCACAGAGATGTTAACTAATAGTTTTCGTCACGCCTTTACTGCAGGAAAGTCGGATGCTTTAATTAAAATTGATTTTATTGTCACGGATAGATTTAATTATGAATTAAAATACAGAGACAATGGAAAAGGATTTCCTCCTGAACTAAATTATAAAAAAGCAGAGTCTATTGGGTTATCTGTTATTTTTTCATTATGCAGTCAAATGAATGGTCGAGAAGTAGAATGTTCTTCCAAACCCAATGAAGGTGTGTTTTATCATTTTGCCTTTTCACCAAAAAAAGTAATTCTTAAGGAAAATTCTAATGTACCAAAAGGGTAA
- a CDS encoding MaoC family dehydratase, producing MYQKGKSFLEIQIGDSASFTKTITETDVYLFAGISGDFNPLHVDEEYAKTTNFGTRIAHGGLAASLLAPVLGMKLPGLGTVALETTTKFRKPVYFGDTITCLVEVVEKVERLKAVKMKIVWTNQKSEVVSKGETLVIPPG from the coding sequence ATGTACCAAAAGGGTAAAAGTTTTTTAGAAATTCAAATAGGAGATTCCGCATCCTTTACCAAAACCATTACAGAAACAGATGTGTATTTGTTTGCTGGTATCAGTGGTGATTTTAATCCTCTTCACGTAGATGAAGAATATGCAAAAACAACAAACTTTGGAACAAGGATTGCCCATGGTGGACTTGCGGCTTCCTTACTGGCTCCTGTTCTTGGGATGAAACTACCTGGATTGGGAACGGTTGCCTTAGAAACCACAACCAAATTCAGGAAACCTGTTTATTTTGGAGATACAATCACTTGTTTGGTGGAAGTTGTCGAAAAGGTGGAACGATTGAAAGCAGTAAAAATGAAAATTGTTTGGACCAATCAAAAATCTGAAGTGGTGAGTAAAGGGGAAACTCTTGTCATTCCTCCCGGTTGA
- a CDS encoding acyl-CoA dehydrogenase family protein: MIHPKLNPYLNEEERSFYNTVFQFSEDKVFPSAEERDEKEIWSDELWKEFSKAGLTGLTIPSEYGGEGASCLQCSIATDAFASGSLDGGMGLSWVAHLVIGTMPIIFQGTNEQKSKYLPKLSTGEWMAGFALTEPASGSDAASLLTKAEEVEGGWKLNGTKMYITNGPVGQVFIVMARTSEKGRGPMGISAFIVESDTPGFKVSKILKKLGHHTSMTAELVFEDMLIPKENLLGPINTGFMRIGKETLEWERTVFVAGLAGAMEFCFRKGLRYANERVQFGKPISSFYGMRDILVRNWVYIQAARRLIYWVAERKDRGVPSPLESSLGKLISSEIAEDVAKDSVQLFGGYGYMKEYSVERFYRDVKLGTIGGGTSEIQRSIISSLYPGKEKFQKEFYKIENESGLPDKIQNVLFAIILSMDAEPSRKKYQSVEFAFADVLSVFVILFLSEIDTHKSSEYYSSDEKLMDRKLLLYYLVGKYLMSFSRLSSYVPSELEQLWSLYSQLGKTIEESVHTRFQTLQDLL, translated from the coding sequence ATGATACACCCGAAACTGAATCCCTATTTGAATGAGGAGGAAAGAAGTTTTTACAATACAGTATTTCAATTTTCTGAAGACAAAGTATTTCCCTCTGCAGAAGAACGAGACGAAAAAGAAATTTGGTCAGATGAACTATGGAAAGAGTTTAGTAAGGCTGGCCTTACTGGACTAACCATTCCATCGGAATATGGTGGAGAAGGCGCAAGTTGTTTACAATGTTCCATTGCTACAGATGCCTTCGCATCAGGATCGTTAGATGGCGGAATGGGGCTTTCTTGGGTTGCCCATTTGGTGATTGGTACCATGCCAATTATTTTCCAAGGTACCAATGAACAAAAATCAAAATACCTTCCTAAACTATCTACAGGTGAATGGATGGCAGGGTTTGCACTCACAGAACCTGCTTCTGGATCGGATGCGGCTTCGCTTTTGACAAAGGCTGAAGAGGTTGAGGGTGGTTGGAAATTAAACGGGACAAAAATGTACATCACGAACGGCCCCGTTGGACAAGTATTTATCGTAATGGCAAGGACTTCTGAAAAAGGAAGAGGGCCTATGGGTATCTCCGCTTTCATTGTAGAAAGTGATACACCTGGATTTAAGGTGAGCAAAATTTTAAAAAAATTGGGTCATCATACTTCCATGACCGCCGAACTTGTGTTTGAAGACATGCTGATTCCCAAAGAAAACTTACTTGGCCCAATCAACACAGGTTTTATGCGAATCGGTAAGGAAACCTTGGAATGGGAGCGGACTGTATTCGTTGCGGGTCTTGCAGGTGCTATGGAGTTTTGTTTTCGTAAAGGACTTCGATATGCAAATGAAAGAGTCCAATTTGGAAAACCAATTTCAAGTTTTTATGGGATGCGTGACATCCTCGTTCGTAACTGGGTGTACATCCAAGCCGCAAGAAGGCTGATTTATTGGGTAGCCGAAAGGAAGGATCGAGGAGTTCCATCTCCATTAGAAAGTAGTTTAGGAAAACTGATTTCTTCTGAAATTGCAGAAGATGTGGCAAAGGATTCTGTTCAGTTGTTTGGCGGGTATGGGTATATGAAAGAATACTCTGTGGAACGATTTTACAGAGATGTAAAGTTAGGAACCATTGGTGGTGGAACTAGTGAAATCCAAAGGTCCATTATTTCTTCTTTGTATCCAGGAAAAGAAAAGTTTCAGAAAGAATTTTATAAAATCGAGAACGAATCTGGATTACCAGACAAAATTCAAAACGTACTGTTTGCTATCATTCTTTCTATGGATGCTGAACCTAGCCGTAAAAAATACCAATCGGTCGAATTTGCTTTTGCAGACGTTTTGTCCGTTTTTGTGATTCTATTTCTGTCAGAAATTGACACCCATAAATCCTCAGAATACTATTCTTCTGATGAAAAATTGATGGATCGAAAGTTACTTTTGTATTATCTTGTGGGGAAGTATCTTATGTCCTTCAGTAGATTGTCAAGTTATGTTCCTTCTGAACTCGAACAGTTGTGGAGCCTTTATTCTCAATTGGGCAAAACAATCGAAGAGTCTGTACATACACGATTCCAAACTCTCCAGGATCTTTTGTAA
- a CDS encoding flavin monoamine oxidase family protein: MNRKRFLQKLSAVTIGAGLILPKKSFGQTTTITTAETKPKSSGGKKAIVLGGGLSGLYSAYLLKQTGYEVTVIERGEKLGGRIATYENSELGILQDLGGEWIGEGQSDVKSLIKQLNLDLVSSNVTERFSLQKSNADLLKISSTSIETLDKVIELHKSLGNTQKQGLDKINFSSYARYQGLTEEEIRSMNDLYRVILGADLNQISSESVLDDLSAFQSALKPKFQVRGGAERIIKELTNALRNQEIILGDSVTKVSQQKNQVTVDLSSGRTVKGSLVICSLPAAAVLDIKWTPGLPKDLIYSALRMQTGKISKNLSLVKSKDSLSKFFLSTNTPAETLYVSEPAIGNNVTAVTSISTGDRASLFEKGSDRQKKNLMTASLEEVGDLELILESPFVFHSFQKTTGRPGFVSLFPPGSFGIKDVWAEPFERVFFAGEHLAFHTGSMDSAVASAIQAISRT; the protein is encoded by the coding sequence ATGAATCGAAAACGTTTCCTACAAAAACTGAGCGCTGTTACCATCGGGGCAGGGTTAATCCTTCCCAAAAAATCATTCGGACAAACCACAACAATCACGACTGCGGAAACCAAACCAAAGTCCAGCGGTGGAAAAAAAGCCATCGTTTTAGGTGGTGGCCTCTCGGGCCTCTACTCTGCTTACCTTTTAAAACAAACTGGGTATGAGGTTACTGTGATTGAAAGAGGGGAAAAATTAGGTGGAAGGATTGCCACTTATGAAAATTCCGAACTAGGCATCTTACAAGACCTAGGTGGTGAATGGATTGGAGAAGGACAATCTGATGTCAAAAGTTTGATCAAACAACTGAACTTAGATTTAGTTTCTTCTAATGTAACGGAAAGATTTTCCCTTCAAAAATCAAATGCGGATTTACTAAAAATTTCTTCCACTTCCATTGAAACCTTAGACAAAGTGATTGAGCTCCATAAATCGTTGGGGAATACACAAAAACAAGGATTAGACAAAATCAATTTTTCCTCCTACGCACGTTACCAAGGACTAACAGAAGAAGAAATCCGTTCTATGAACGATTTATACCGAGTGATCCTAGGAGCTGACCTAAATCAGATTTCAAGTGAATCAGTACTCGATGATCTTTCTGCATTCCAATCAGCACTCAAACCTAAATTCCAAGTAAGGGGAGGAGCAGAAAGGATCATCAAAGAACTAACAAATGCTCTGCGAAATCAAGAAATCATTTTAGGTGATAGTGTCACCAAAGTTTCTCAACAAAAAAACCAAGTCACGGTAGATTTATCTTCCGGAAGAACGGTGAAAGGTAGTTTGGTTATTTGTTCCTTACCTGCTGCCGCTGTTCTTGATATCAAATGGACTCCAGGTTTACCAAAAGATTTGATTTATTCAGCTCTCCGCATGCAAACAGGAAAAATTTCTAAGAATTTAAGTTTGGTAAAATCCAAGGACTCATTGTCCAAATTCTTTTTATCGACAAACACTCCTGCAGAAACTTTGTATGTTTCAGAACCAGCGATCGGAAACAACGTAACTGCCGTTACATCGATCAGCACGGGAGATCGAGCGTCTTTGTTTGAAAAAGGAAGTGATCGTCAGAAAAAAAATCTAATGACCGCATCTTTAGAAGAGGTGGGCGATTTAGAACTCATCCTCGAATCACCTTTTGTATTCCATAGTTTCCAAAAAACCACTGGACGTCCTGGATTTGTTTCCTTGTTTCCACCAGGAAGTTTTGGAATTAAAGATGTTTGGGCAGAACCATTCGAAAGAGTATTTTTTGCGGGAGAACATTTAGCATTCCATACAGGAAGTATGGATTCTGCTGTTGCCTCCGCAATCCAAGCCATCAGCAGAACGTAA
- a CDS encoding 50S ribosomal protein L11 methyltransferase: MEYRELKVNLPKELSDSFYELLDTLQCAGYYEILFDGEAPKEKDQGLIRDNTNIRIYLQTDEINKELQVLIFLKIHAPDNSNAESRNIETRDYEEAYKEYYKPFPIGKKLWVIPTWEKNEPNTIKLWKPNEGIPLFINPGVAFGTGHHETTKLILEYLDELYGKGEFQFSSACDVGTGSGILSIGLAKFGVSKIFALDIDPNAVKAAWSNWTENEYPKGFQFSVEESGIDNPKLSNTKYDLAIANITYAVLSQNIRNLAKIEAPRIIFSGIITDKKDQFLSLLQSHLPGKLIYSKEWNEWWVLDWIRN; the protein is encoded by the coding sequence TTGGAATACAGAGAACTCAAAGTCAATCTACCAAAAGAATTATCTGACAGTTTTTATGAACTGTTGGATACACTACAATGCGCTGGTTATTATGAAATTTTATTTGATGGAGAAGCTCCAAAAGAAAAAGACCAGGGCCTCATCAGAGATAATACCAACATTCGAATTTATTTACAAACAGATGAAATAAACAAAGAACTACAAGTTCTTATCTTTTTAAAAATCCACGCACCAGACAATTCGAACGCCGAATCTCGAAATATTGAAACTCGTGATTATGAAGAGGCTTACAAAGAATACTATAAACCATTTCCAATTGGAAAAAAACTTTGGGTGATTCCTACTTGGGAAAAAAACGAACCCAATACAATCAAACTTTGGAAACCAAACGAAGGAATTCCACTTTTCATCAATCCTGGTGTTGCCTTTGGAACCGGTCATCATGAGACCACCAAACTTATATTAGAGTATTTGGATGAATTGTACGGAAAAGGTGAGTTCCAGTTTTCCTCAGCCTGCGATGTGGGAACGGGTTCTGGTATCCTTTCTATAGGCCTCGCAAAATTTGGAGTTTCCAAAATTTTTGCTTTGGACATTGATCCCAATGCTGTGAAAGCCGCTTGGTCGAACTGGACTGAAAACGAATACCCAAAAGGATTTCAATTTAGTGTAGAAGAATCAGGGATTGACAATCCAAAGTTGTCAAATACCAAATATGATTTAGCCATTGCCAATATTACTTATGCTGTTCTTTCACAAAACATTCGTAACCTAGCAAAAATAGAAGCTCCTAGAATTATATTTTCCGGAATCATTACGGATAAAAAAGACCAGTTCCTTAGTTTATTACAAAGCCACCTACCAGGAAAACTCATCTACTCCAAAGAATGGAATGAATGGTGGGTACTAGATTGGATTCGAAACTAA
- a CDS encoding 7TM diverse intracellular signaling domain-containing protein — translation MSFHHIKYFLLSFFLFLPEILSSETVIPLMAEVSGKSIWQEVLVLEDKDQSLSESSITNGSNDSRFQKITSPNLGFSKSTFWVRIQIKNPTEELIRWNLVFDFPLLDEIQIYGNNLPKNLIRTLGDIHPFVNRNLDYRNPVFPLESVPSSSSVYYLRIQSESTIPLTLGIWTEREFYDQLNKEQMIFGLFYGILFVMVAYNFFIYIFTYEKSYLFYLFFISSIFFFHLINNGFAFQYLWPNAIFWGNYSLPFFISFSCITGIFFTDNYLNLKKHLPKISKLMWVWAGIVFLFSGVLFFLHYRIAMVTAIFLTVPTALIIAFSAVSTYFTNVRAARYYLISWSFFLLGVLLYSLKSLGFLPDNQITRWTIQIGTALQTILLSLGLADRINFLTRSLRDNIRELSHAKLKIEESEKRFREIFQGSDEVILMMNENFEVINANRALSKHMGFRLDDLRGKKITDLLYTGKDQKSDYNVIYVNDKLTDLKMTGSIINFKTEFEQKYVKEPKEMYCRLQYIDFDETREVLVTMSSQYEDTIIQLIESEKIELSMNNYLRNAELVSQKITSQLAKYLTTIEQTEVRSSIREIVINAVEHGNLNISFDEKSKALIDGNYLEFLQKRQEDPRYSQKRVKIEYSFTHEYVAYRVTDEGRGFDHKKHMEKSLEEMNEAHVQHGRGILMTKSVFDRIEYNDRGNQVSLIKYLNKD, via the coding sequence TTGTCTTTCCACCATATAAAATATTTTTTATTAAGTTTCTTTCTGTTTTTACCCGAGATTTTGTCTTCGGAAACAGTCATTCCCCTAATGGCTGAAGTCTCTGGGAAATCCATTTGGCAAGAGGTCCTGGTTCTAGAGGACAAAGACCAGTCGTTATCTGAATCAAGTATCACCAATGGATCCAATGATTCCCGATTTCAAAAAATCACCTCACCCAATTTGGGATTTTCAAAATCAACTTTTTGGGTACGGATCCAGATCAAAAATCCTACAGAGGAACTCATTCGTTGGAATTTGGTTTTTGATTTTCCGCTCTTAGATGAAATTCAAATTTATGGAAACAACCTTCCTAAAAATTTGATTCGCACCTTAGGGGACATCCATCCATTTGTGAATCGAAATTTGGATTATAGAAATCCCGTTTTTCCATTAGAATCTGTGCCGAGTTCCAGTTCCGTTTATTATTTACGAATCCAATCTGAATCAACAATTCCGCTAACGCTTGGTATATGGACAGAACGTGAGTTTTATGACCAACTGAACAAAGAACAAATGATCTTTGGATTGTTTTATGGGATTTTGTTTGTGATGGTTGCTTATAACTTTTTTATTTATATTTTTACGTATGAAAAAAGTTATCTATTTTATCTTTTTTTTATTAGTTCCATTTTCTTTTTCCATTTAATCAATAACGGTTTTGCCTTCCAATACCTTTGGCCAAACGCTATTTTTTGGGGAAATTATTCTCTTCCATTTTTTATCTCTTTCTCCTGTATCACTGGGATCTTTTTTACGGATAACTACCTTAATTTAAAAAAACACTTACCTAAAATTTCAAAACTAATGTGGGTATGGGCAGGGATTGTTTTTTTATTTTCAGGGGTTCTGTTTTTTTTGCATTACCGTATTGCAATGGTCACAGCTATTTTTCTTACTGTTCCGACGGCTCTTATCATTGCGTTTAGCGCGGTATCTACTTATTTTACGAATGTCCGCGCGGCTCGTTATTATTTGATCTCATGGTCATTTTTTCTATTAGGTGTTTTGTTGTATTCTTTAAAGAGTTTGGGTTTTTTACCTGATAACCAAATCACTCGTTGGACCATTCAAATTGGAACTGCTTTACAAACCATATTGTTATCTTTGGGACTTGCCGATAGAATCAACTTCCTCACAAGAAGTTTAAGGGATAATATTCGTGAACTTTCTCATGCAAAATTAAAAATTGAAGAATCAGAAAAAAGATTTCGAGAAATTTTTCAAGGATCTGATGAAGTCATTCTGATGATGAATGAAAATTTTGAAGTCATCAATGCAAATAGAGCTTTATCTAAACATATGGGATTTCGATTGGATGATTTACGTGGTAAAAAAATCACAGACTTATTGTATACCGGTAAGGATCAAAAGTCAGATTATAATGTTATTTATGTAAACGATAAACTCACTGATCTGAAAATGACTGGATCTATCATTAATTTCAAAACTGAATTTGAACAAAAATATGTAAAAGAACCAAAAGAGATGTATTGTCGATTGCAGTACATTGACTTTGACGAAACAAGAGAAGTCCTTGTGACCATGTCATCTCAGTATGAAGACACAATCATCCAACTCATTGAATCTGAAAAAATCGAACTTTCGATGAATAATTATCTGAGAAATGCTGAACTTGTTTCTCAAAAGATTACTTCACAACTTGCTAAGTATTTAACTACGATAGAACAAACAGAGGTCAGATCTTCCATTCGGGAAATTGTGATCAATGCAGTGGAACATGGAAATTTAAATATTAGTTTTGATGAAAAATCGAAAGCTCTCATCGATGGGAATTATTTGGAGTTTTTACAAAAACGACAAGAGGATCCGAGATACAGTCAAAAACGAGTAAAAATCGAATATTCATTTACACATGAATATGTTGCTTATCGAGTCACAGATGAAGGCCGAGGATTCGATCACAAAAAACATATGGAAAAATCTTTGGAAGAAATGAACGAAGCCCATGTACAACATGGACGTGGAATTCTAATGACAAAATCTGTGTTTGACCGTATCGAATACAACGATCGTGGAAACCAAGTTAGTTTGATTAAGTATTTAAATAAAGATTAG
- a CDS encoding DUF1292 domain-containing protein, with amino-acid sequence MDIKDLGFQGDDFLPSRVTEEIDLVDEKGNNYQWEVFYSFSQMGNDYLVFLPATEAEFQFVNVEMDDPDSDVPGYIVMRIGQDEAGEEILEEILDDDELEEIREYVEDEIGLVGQFLNREE; translated from the coding sequence ATGGACATTAAGGATTTAGGATTCCAAGGCGACGACTTTCTTCCTTCACGAGTCACTGAAGAAATAGATCTTGTGGATGAAAAAGGAAACAACTACCAATGGGAGGTCTTCTATTCCTTTTCACAAATGGGGAATGATTATCTAGTTTTCCTTCCGGCTACCGAAGCAGAATTTCAATTTGTCAATGTTGAAATGGACGATCCGGATTCCGATGTTCCAGGTTACATTGTTATGCGAATTGGACAAGATGAAGCCGGGGAAGAAATTTTAGAAGAAATTCTAGATGATGATGAATTAGAAGAAATTCGAGAATATGTAGAAGATGAAATTGGACTCGTTGGACAATTTCTCAACCGGGAGGAATGA
- a CDS encoding HNH endonuclease, with translation MTETPSDSFFSDVSDEEIARERRKAKELKNTAWWKNKRSTGICHYCGKKFKVEEITMDHLIPLIRGGKSVKANLVPACKECNFKKKHSLPFEKEFFS, from the coding sequence ATGACGGAAACTCCCTCCGATTCATTTTTTTCCGATGTGAGTGATGAAGAAATCGCTAGGGAAAGAAGGAAAGCGAAAGAACTAAAAAATACTGCTTGGTGGAAAAACAAACGTTCCACTGGAATTTGTCATTACTGCGGAAAAAAGTTTAAAGTGGAAGAAATCACAATGGACCACCTAATTCCCCTTATTCGAGGAGGGAAATCGGTAAAGGCAAATTTGGTTCCAGCTTGTAAGGAATGTAATTTCAAAAAAAAACATAGTCTACCCTTTGAAAAGGAGTTCTTTTCCTAA
- a CDS encoding acyltransferase family protein gives MGRLIYLDNLRSFALLLGIVFHAAIVYASEIKYAIQDENRSDVLSYFCYWIHSYRMPMFYMISGFFSAMVWEKKGAKFYLEARFKRVLVPTIFGLIFLAPIQYYLTERLKTRELELLPFLDYFFTKDHFQHSHIWFLVDLFCFSILYSLIPKSFFTLKFWDKIPKGLVRYLFLIGFCFLFVFFSHSQISKGESYYGIFKLTFLFQFAFFLSGVFCFQWKTVLIQKDNNSKVKTMAVFVWAIFVYLLFKDLEIEDPLWIYFQYANVWIRGLHIFFWVLSPFLWTSFLVSVFQTFGNREGKVGSYLIEASLPIYLVHHPISLVYAFWIRDVEWGIWIKFLVHIVVVLVGSFLLYEFLIRKIKPLRFLFGLKST, from the coding sequence ATGGGAAGATTGATTTACCTAGACAATTTACGATCCTTTGCTCTCCTACTCGGAATTGTGTTTCATGCGGCCATTGTGTATGCTTCGGAAATCAAATATGCCATCCAAGATGAGAACAGGAGTGATGTTCTTTCTTATTTTTGTTATTGGATCCATAGTTATCGGATGCCAATGTTTTATATGATTTCCGGTTTTTTCTCTGCTATGGTTTGGGAAAAAAAAGGTGCCAAGTTTTATTTGGAGGCTAGGTTCAAACGAGTTCTTGTCCCGACAATTTTTGGTCTGATCTTTCTTGCACCCATCCAGTATTACCTCACCGAACGATTAAAAACAAGAGAGCTAGAACTTCTTCCTTTTTTGGATTATTTTTTTACTAAGGATCACTTCCAACATTCGCATATTTGGTTTCTCGTCGATTTATTTTGTTTTAGCATTCTTTATAGTTTGATTCCTAAGTCCTTCTTTACTCTAAAGTTTTGGGATAAAATCCCTAAGGGACTTGTAAGATATTTATTCCTAATTGGTTTTTGTTTTCTTTTCGTATTTTTTTCTCATTCGCAAATTTCAAAAGGGGAATCCTATTACGGAATCTTCAAACTTACGTTTCTATTTCAGTTTGCCTTTTTTCTTTCGGGAGTGTTTTGTTTTCAATGGAAAACAGTTCTGATTCAAAAAGATAACAACTCTAAAGTGAAAACTATGGCTGTCTTTGTTTGGGCAATTTTTGTGTATTTATTATTTAAAGATTTGGAAATTGAAGATCCACTCTGGATCTACTTTCAGTATGCGAATGTTTGGATCAGAGGATTACATATTTTTTTCTGGGTATTGTCTCCTTTTTTATGGACTAGTTTTCTTGTTTCTGTTTTTCAAACTTTTGGAAACAGAGAGGGGAAAGTCGGTTCTTATCTGATCGAAGCAAGCCTTCCTATTTATTTGGTCCACCATCCGATTTCTCTAGTGTATGCATTTTGGATACGGGATGTGGAATGGGGGATATGGATTAAATTTTTAGTCCATATCGTTGTGGTGTTGGTTGGTAGTTTTTTGTTGTATGAATTTTTAATCCGAAAGATAAAACCATTACGGTTTCTCTTCGGATTAAAAAGTACATAA